A single region of the Nicotiana sylvestris chromosome 6, ASM39365v2, whole genome shotgun sequence genome encodes:
- the LOC138871248 gene encoding uncharacterized mitochondrial protein AtMg00810-like, whose amino-acid sequence MEEGIYISQESYTINILKKFNIFDCNPMNTLMEIGIRLSKFNAREKLDPTFFKSLVGNLRYLTCTMPGILFAVGVVSHSMQASSSTNLKVATRILHYLKDTIGFGLFYSSSTNFSLVRFCDSDYARDTDDRKSTTVFMFFLGDSVISWSSKKQSIVTLSICESEYVAATSCMYDAIWLRILLTELNLS is encoded by the coding sequence ATGGAGGAAGGCATTTATATCTCTCAAGAAAGCTATACAATAAATATCTTGAAGAAGTTCAACATATTCGATTGCAACCCCATGAATACACTAATGGAAATTGGAATAAGATTATCAAAGTTTAATGCTCGAGAAAAACTGGATCCCACATTTTTCAAGAGTCTTGTAGGAAACTTAAGGTACTTGACTTGTACCATGCCAGGTATACTCTTTGCGGTTGGAGTAGTAAGTCACTCCATGCAAGCTTCTTCCTCCACTAACttgaaggttgcaacaagaaTTCTTCATTACCTAAAAGATACTATTGGCTTCGggttattttattcttcttctacTAATTTTAGCCTTGTTAGATTTTGTGATAGTGATTATGCGAGAGATACTGATGATAGAAAAAGCACAACTGTTTTTATGTTTTTCTTGGGTGATTCTGTTATTTCATGGAGTTCAAAGAAACAATCAATTGTTACTCTATCGATTTGTGAATCTGAGTATGTAGCAGCAACATCCTGTATGTATGATGCTATTTGGTTGAGAATATTGTTAACGGAGCTCAATTTATCATAA